A window from Chloroflexota bacterium encodes these proteins:
- a CDS encoding DUF554 domain-containing protein, with product MGTAINVVAVLAGGSIGLLVGARLPEGIRTTAMQAIGIVTLLVGVSNFLVYANPLVPLVSVILGLVVGEICRIADRLESLGAALEQRVSSGDSTVSRAFVTTSLLFCVGSLTVMGSLEDGLRGEYKLLALKSVLDFIAALTFASVLGWGVLLSAGTVLVVQGTLTLGARLVAPVVSDPMIAAATATGGVLLFGLGLVLLELKEVRVANMLPALLFAPVVVAAAARWPF from the coding sequence GTGGGCACCGCCATCAACGTCGTCGCGGTGCTGGCGGGCGGCAGCATCGGGCTGCTGGTCGGCGCGAGGCTCCCGGAGGGCATCCGCACGACGGCGATGCAGGCCATCGGCATCGTGACCCTCCTGGTCGGTGTCTCCAACTTCCTGGTGTACGCCAACCCGCTGGTGCCGCTGGTCAGCGTGATCCTCGGCCTGGTGGTCGGGGAGATCTGTCGGATCGCGGACCGTCTCGAATCTCTCGGGGCGGCCCTGGAGCAGCGGGTTTCGAGCGGGGACAGCACGGTGAGCCGGGCCTTCGTGACGACGAGCCTGCTGTTCTGCGTTGGGTCGCTGACGGTCATGGGGTCGCTCGAAGATGGCCTGCGCGGCGAGTACAAGCTGCTGGCGCTCAAGAGCGTGCTGGACTTCATCGCGGCGCTGACGTTCGCATCGGTGCTGGGCTGGGGCGTGCTGCTCTCGGCGGGGACGGTGCTGGTGGTGCAGGGGACGCTCACCCTCGGCGCGCGGCTGGTCGCGCCGGTCGTCTCGGACCCGATGATCGCCGCCGCGACCGCGACGGGCGGCGTGCTGCTGTTCGGGCTTGGACTGGTGCTCCTCGAACTGAAGGAAGTCCGCGTGGCGAACATGCTGCCGGCGCTGCTGTTCGCGCCGGTGGTCGTGGCTGCCGCAGCCCGGTGGCCGTTCTAG